ATTTTTTGTGCTATTAAATATAGTATCTTTTTAAAATATTTTTTCGATAACTTAGCTAACTATTCTTACAAGTTATTAAATACGCTCGTATTAATAATAAAAAGTCAACAAATAATCAATGATAAAATTTACAACTTTAATAACTTTTCTCTTAATGTCAACTACCATTTTATCTCAAACATCTAAAATATCAGAAACTGTTTTAATAAATGGAAAAACCCTCTATTACGAAGTTTATGGAGAAGGAAAACCTTTGTTTTTATTACACGGTTACACTCAATCTTCTAAATCATGGAAATCATATATTAAAGACTATGAAAAAGAATATGAAGTCTATTTAATAGATTTAACAGGTCATGGAAAGTCAGAACCGTTTAAAGAAGATTTATCAATAAAGGCTGTTTCCGAAGATTTAAACTCTTTAATCAAACACTTGCAATTAGAAAAAATAAAAGCGATTGGGTTTAGTTTTGGAGGCGATGTACTTTATCAACTTGCTTTAATTAACCCATCTATAATAGAATCTATGATAACTATAGGTGCAGTAGGAACATGGACTATTAATGATTTTCCAGAATATTTAAAAGCTTTTACTTTTGAAAACAGAAATAACTTCCCTTGGTTAAAAACATCGCATGATGGAGATGAGCACATTAAAGCAATGATGTATCAGTTTAAAAACTATACTATAAAGCTAAGTGATAAGGAATTGCAAAGTATACAGCCAGAAGTATTAATAATGATAGGTGACGATGATGAAGGTATGGATTTAGAAGAAGTTATTCGCGTAAAGAAAAACCTACCTAAATCTGATCTTTGGATATTACCAAACGTATCACACGGAGCCCATGAGGGTGAAAACAAAAATAATTTTATACTCAAATCGAAAGCCTTTTTATCAAAAAAATAAGTTAATAAAATGACACAAGAACTGTATCAAAAAGCAATGAAATATGCTGGAGAAAAACACAGTGAACAGAAAGTTCCTGGTACAAATTCTAATTATCTATTACATATTTCTAATGTAGCTATGGAAGTTCTAATGGCTTATCATTTCGATAACAATTTCGATATAAACTTTGCCATACAAACAGCCATACTTCACGATACTATTGAAGACACTGATACTTGCTTTAAAGATATTAAAAGTGAATTTGGAGAAGAAATAGCTAAAGCTGTAGTAGCTTTAACGAAAGATGAAAAGATAGCTTTAAAACAGGATAGAATGGTAGATAGTTTAACTCGAATAAATAAATTACAAAAAGAGGTTGGGTTGGTTAAAATAGCTGATCGAATAACAAATTTACAAACTCCTCCTAGTCATTGGAATCATCAAAAAATTGTTAACTATTGTAATGAAGCTAAATTAATTTCAAAAACCCTTTCTAATAAAAATGATTATTTGAATAAACGTCTTGATTTAAAAATTAAGGAATATGAAGATAGAATTACCAAATCTCAGCAGTAAAATTTACTAATTATACCGACATAATAAATTTAAGATATAATTAATAACTTCCTGACCTTTAGAAATGCAAAAAAACGAACTTAACTGAATACGTTATTTAGCTAATTGAAATTAGACAAATCAATAAAATTTACAGGGTCCAAAAAGCATCTTAAATCCATGAAAAAAATACTTTTATTTATAACACTAGCATTTTTATTTTTAAAAATTAATGCTCAAGAATACAAAGAGTATTATAATAACGGTTCGTTAAAAGTATCTGGTACAACAAAAAATAAAATTGATACAGGGGAATGGAAATACTATTTTGAGAGTGGTATAATAAGTAAAACTGGAGTATATGAAAACGGAAAGCTACATGGTGAGTGGAAATACTACCACGAAAATGGTACATTAAGAATAATTGGAAAGTATAAAAAAGGAAAAGATACTGGTAAATGGAAGTATTATCACAAAAATGGTACGTTAAGGGCTATTGGAAAATATAAAAACGGAAAACAAAAAGGCAAATGGAAATACTACTATAAAAACGCTGTTTTAAGCAAAATAGGAAGAAAAGTAAATGGGAAAAATGTTGGTGAATGGAAATACTTTAATAAAAATGGTACCTTAAAAAAAATGCTAAAGAAGCTATTAAAGAAAAAATAAATTAAAATTAACACACAACATTAAATGTAAATAATAACACCTAAAAGGTATTACTATTCATACTTCTGTCGTTAGTAATAAGACGACAAAATTACAATTCATACTCAACCTAAACATCTCTATTTCAAAATAAATATAGGGTAAAAACTTGTTTGTATTCAATTATTCAATACATTTGTTGAATAATTGAATAAATTATGAATAAACAAGAGTTCAAAAACAGTATATACCAAGAAATCGCTAATATTGGTAAAGCCTTGGCGAATCCTTATAGGCTAAGAATCCTTAATTTAATATCGCAGGATGACTACTCTGTAGAGCAAATAGCAAATGAAATTGGTGTTTCAATAGCTAATGCATCACAACATTTACAAGTATTAAAAAAAGTTAAACTCCTTAAAATAAAAAAGAAAGGTCATTACGTTATTTATTCTTTAACCAATAGTAATGTATACACTCTTTGGAATGCGTTACAAAGTTTTAGTTTACAAAACACCCTAGAAATACAAGCAACTTTACGAAATCTTAAACAAGAAAAATTTGCAAAAGTAACCACTATAAATGCAGCTGAAATCATAGCCAATAACAATCTAAACGATCTCTATTTTTTAGATGTTCGTCCAGAAAAAGAGTTTGCCAAGGAAGCCATCGCAAACGCTAAATCTATTCCTATTTCACTATTAAAAGAAAACCTTTCGCAATTACCAAAAAATCAACAAATAGTGGTTTACTGTAGAGGGGCTTTGTGCTTTTTTGCAGATGAAGCTGTTCAGTATCTTCAAGAAAATGGCTATAATGCTATTCGGCTTAAAGAAGAAGTTTTAGAATGGAAACAAAAAGGATTACCTGTTAATTAATAGTATCTAAACACGAAATAAAAATGAATTTCAAAAACGCAAAAACTATTAAAGTAGCTCAACTCAGAACTTTATTAGAAAACAAAGAACCCGTTCATATTTTAGATGTTAGACCTAAAGAAGAACGAGAAGAGTGGAATATACCTGAAAGTGAATTTGTGGATATCTATTCTAAGTTAAAAGCAGGAGAAAAAAAGCTATTTTCTAATATGAATTTTCATCAAAATGTACCTGTTGTTACCCTATGTGCAGCTGGTAAAACAAGCATGATTGCTATGGAGCAACTTCGCGAAAATGGTATAGAAGCTTATTCGTTAGAAGGCGGAATGCGTGAATGGACAACCGCCTGGAACTCAGCTAAAACAAAAGATAGCTTAGAAACTACCGTTATGCAAATTCGTAGAACTGGAAAAGGGTGCTTATCTTATTTATTAGAAAACAATAGCGAAGCAATCGTTATTGATGCCTCTTTAGATACAGAGGTTTATACAAGTATTGCTAAAAAAAATAACTGGAAAATAAAATATGTGGTCGACACTCATATTCACGCTGATCATTTTTCTAGAGGAAAACAATTAGCTGATGCCACTAATGCAATATTTTTATTACCAAATCAGGATTTGGTAAATTATAAGTTTCAGCCTATTATAGACGGCACGTTACTTAACTTTGGTAAAGCTACATTAAAAGCAATTCACACACCAGGGCATACACACGAAAGTTATTCTTATTTAGTAAATAATGAATCTTTATTCTCTGGAGATACACTATTTACAGGAGGGGTAGGAAGACCAGATTTAAAAGCTACACTAGATTTAGCACAA
This genomic stretch from Tenacibaculum sp. Bg11-29 harbors:
- a CDS encoding alpha/beta fold hydrolase, yielding MSTTILSQTSKISETVLINGKTLYYEVYGEGKPLFLLHGYTQSSKSWKSYIKDYEKEYEVYLIDLTGHGKSEPFKEDLSIKAVSEDLNSLIKHLQLEKIKAIGFSFGGDVLYQLALINPSIIESMITIGAVGTWTINDFPEYLKAFTFENRNNFPWLKTSHDGDEHIKAMMYQFKNYTIKLSDKELQSIQPEVLIMIGDDDEGMDLEEVIRVKKNLPKSDLWILPNVSHGAHEGENKNNFILKSKAFLSKK
- a CDS encoding HD domain-containing protein gives rise to the protein MTQELYQKAMKYAGEKHSEQKVPGTNSNYLLHISNVAMEVLMAYHFDNNFDINFAIQTAILHDTIEDTDTCFKDIKSEFGEEIAKAVVALTKDEKIALKQDRMVDSLTRINKLQKEVGLVKIADRITNLQTPPSHWNHQKIVNYCNEAKLISKTLSNKNDYLNKRLDLKIKEYEDRITKSQQ
- a CDS encoding toxin-antitoxin system YwqK family antitoxin; its protein translation is MKKILLFITLAFLFLKINAQEYKEYYNNGSLKVSGTTKNKIDTGEWKYYFESGIISKTGVYENGKLHGEWKYYHENGTLRIIGKYKKGKDTGKWKYYHKNGTLRAIGKYKNGKQKGKWKYYYKNAVLSKIGRKVNGKNVGEWKYFNKNGTLKKMLKKLLKKK
- a CDS encoding ArsR family transcriptional regulator produces the protein MNKQEFKNSIYQEIANIGKALANPYRLRILNLISQDDYSVEQIANEIGVSIANASQHLQVLKKVKLLKIKKKGHYVIYSLTNSNVYTLWNALQSFSLQNTLEIQATLRNLKQEKFAKVTTINAAEIIANNNLNDLYFLDVRPEKEFAKEAIANAKSIPISLLKENLSQLPKNQQIVVYCRGALCFFADEAVQYLQENGYNAIRLKEEVLEWKQKGLPVN
- a CDS encoding MBL fold metallo-hydrolase is translated as MNFKNAKTIKVAQLRTLLENKEPVHILDVRPKEEREEWNIPESEFVDIYSKLKAGEKKLFSNMNFHQNVPVVTLCAAGKTSMIAMEQLRENGIEAYSLEGGMREWTTAWNSAKTKDSLETTVMQIRRTGKGCLSYLLENNSEAIVIDASLDTEVYTSIAKKNNWKIKYVVDTHIHADHFSRGKQLADATNAIFLLPNQDLVNYKFQPIIDGTLLNFGKATLKAIHTPGHTHESYSYLVNNESLFSGDTLFTGGVGRPDLKATLDLAQQKAGLLYQSLQKLLAFENSLTVYPGHISNPVAFDEKLICNTLGDIKKNVKILELNENDFINNLLKKIPETPPNYETIVKLNLKGRTDGANLIDLEAGANRCAIS